From the genome of Penaeus monodon isolate SGIC_2016 chromosome 16, NSTDA_Pmon_1, whole genome shotgun sequence, one region includes:
- the LOC119583155 gene encoding uncharacterized protein LOC119583155 yields MSFDDVKVPFWFSDLTSLGIRIINSTCKQPQYVLEQQSSVLSVMYTMICPPKSGCFVKTKVPKEFANPCGFVQGKTARVLVPRSIVTVNDDSALVWIINDKTRSVTLPVGMSLASVSGIDNVYSNNDLVNIPGGAEHSDTVTWEDFTDEFDEHYGIGDFGYSHNDFDIFPPMGPSVPDSGGFQKVHETPYGKNAKQCCARV; encoded by the exons ATGTCTTTTGATGATGTAAAAGTGCCCTTTTGGTTTTCCGATCTTACTTCTCTGGGTATCAGAATTATAAATTCCACATGTAAACAACCCCAATATGTACTTGAACAACAGAGTTCTGTGTTGTCAGTGATGTATACCATGATTTGTCCACCCAAGTCGGGATGTTTTGTGAAGACAAAGGTGCCCAAGGAATTCGCTAATCCATGTGGATTTGTGCAAGGAAAGACTGCAAGGGTATTGGTTCCCAGAAGTATAGTAACTGTGAATGATGATAGTGCTTTGGTATGGATAATCAATGATAAGACTCGTTCAGTCACCCTGCCAGTGGGAATGAGTTTGGCCAGTGTATCAGGGATTGATAATGTTTATTCAAATAATGACTTGGTCAACATTCCAGGTGGTGCTGAACATAGTGATACTGTGACTTGGGAGGACTTCACTGATGAATTTGATGAACACTATGGTATTGGTGACTTTGGCTATTCACACAACGACTTTGATATCTTTCCACCG ATGGGCCCATCCGTACCCGACAGTGGAGGCTTCCAGAAAGTGCACGAGACACCATACGGCAAGAATGCGAAGCAATGTTGCGCGAGGGTATAA